The segment TCAAACACATGAATATTATCAAAGCTTACAAGAGCAATTTCATCTGGTATCTTTACTTTCATTTCTTCAAGATATTTATAAATGCGCATGGTTATTCCACTATCGCCGGAGTAGATGGCTGTAGCTAATTTATTGGTTATAATATCTTCTAAATTTTCTCTTATTGTTTCTTCTAAATTATTCAGATCAATTGTGCGAATAAGGTTTCTATCTTTTGGTATACCATGTTTATTCAGTGCTTTTTCATAGCCTAATTCCCGTTCTTTAATGGAAGTAATTTCTTCTCCAAGCCGCGAAAAATATGCTATTTTTTCATGTCCCTTTCCAATGAGGTATTCTGTCAATTCCTGGCTACCTTTTTCATTATCTGATACCACATAGCTACTTTTGATATGTTTCATATATCTATCTAATAAAACAAACGGTACTCCTTTGTTTTTTAAGCTGGAAATTTTGTTACTGTGTGGGGAGCGAGATGCAATAATTAGACCAGAAATCTGACGATTCAACAGAGTTTGAATTAATTTATCCTCTAAAAGAGGATCGCGGATAGAACTACACATAATTAAATAATAATTTTTTTCCAATGCCTTTCTTTCGACATAACTACAAATTGAAGCATAGTAAGGAATCGAAATATCTGGAACTATTATACCAATAGTATGGGATGATCCTGTCTTCAGACTTTGGGCAGCAACATTGGGCTCATAACCCAATTCGTCTGCAATTTTCTTGATTCGCTCAACTGTTTTTTTCGCAACCCCAGGTTGCCCTCGTAATGCACGAGAAACAACCGGATGGGAAACACCGGCGAGCTTTGCAATATCTTTAATTGTGAATGCCATTATTAATACTACTGCGTAATCATTAATTCAAATTCATTTGACAGCTATACTCTCAAGTTAACACACACGTGTTTTATTTCCCAAATAATATGAGAATTATTTTAATGCTTAGCAACCTTGAGATTTTGGGCCATCAGAGTTTATAGAGGATTTATTGTCAACCTATAGCAGTTTAATTATTATCGAGGGAAGTGCTACACTATCATCATAAATACACGTGTATTTATGATGTTCTATTGATTAATTATACGTGCTTGCTGGGGAATCTATTACTGAAATGTATAAAGAATTAAATATTTGTTCATTTATGAGAATAAACAGAATTACGTAAATTAATGACCGTTCTTAAATATCTTTGAAAAACATTTTTTGGGTTATAGAATGGGGGTGCGATGGGTGGAGGAGTAGCAAGCGGTC is part of the Candidatus Neomarinimicrobiota bacterium genome and harbors:
- a CDS encoding LacI family DNA-binding transcriptional regulator, which produces MAFTIKDIAKLAGVSHPVVSRALRGQPGVAKKTVERIKKIADELGYEPNVAAQSLKTGSSHTIGIIVPDISIPYYASICSYVERKALEKNYYLIMCSSIRDPLLEDKLIQTLLNRQISGLIIASRSPHSNKISSLKNKGVPFVLLDRYMKHIKSSYVVSDNEKGSQELTEYLIGKGHEKIAYFSRLGEEITSIKERELGYEKALNKHGIPKDRNLIRTIDLNNLEETIRENLEDIITNKLATAIYSGDSGITMRIYKYLEEMKVKIPDEIALVSFDNIHVFELLNPPITAMAQNEEQLGYETARILLDHLEDKDASIECVKIPTLLIERHSA